Proteins encoded by one window of Chroococcidiopsis sp. TS-821:
- a CDS encoding glutamate synthase-related protein translates to MNNQQINQNPLNITNQKADCPSDSTYAGPRWLVEERDACGVGFIAQRENRASHEIVEKALAALACLEHRGGCSADRDSGDGAGVMTAIPWKLLSQWLQQQGKQLPPTENCAVGMLFLPQEEAIASVVRQTVERVLAQENLTVLGWRVVPVKPQLLGIQARENQPQIEQVIVASTDKTGDALERQLYITRKKIGKALEATGEIEDAENFYICSFSSRTIVYKGMVRSAVLGEFYTDLKNSDYQSAFAVYHRRFSTNTMPKWPLAQPMRLLGHNGEINTLLGNINWMMAREADLTHPVWEDRFELLKPIVHVDNSDSATLDNVLELLVRSGRSPLEALMIMVPEAYLNQPDLENYPEIIDFYEYYSGIQEPWDGPALLVFSDGKKVGATLDRNGLRPARYSITQDGYIVVASEAGVVDLPEAEIVEKGRLGPGQTIAVDLESHEVLKNWEIKQRIARAKPYGEWLKKYRVELGNTDTLHLDTQAASGGEEDTTQNLSSPPLPQTLNPKTALLRNQIAFGYTTEDVEMVIQPMASEGKEPTFCMGDDIPLAVLSERPHLLYDYFKQRFAQVTNPPIDPLRESLVMSLKMELGERGNLLEAKPEYAKRLKLDSPVLQAGDLAAIKQSGFTCATLSTLFEIAKGPQGLEVAVRNLCAQAAAAVKDGNTILILSDRTHPLSEEFSYIPPLLAVGAVHHHLIREGLRMKASLVVDTAQCWSTHHFACLIGYGASAVCPYLALETVQSWWSDPKTQQFMERGKIAAITLDQALNNYRKAVEAGILKILSKMGISLLTSYQGAQIFEAIGIAQDLLELGFRGTTSRLGGLSTCELAQEVLSFHQRAFPELTVKKLENFGFIQYRPGGEYHMNSPELAKALHKAIADRNNYDHYEVYRQLLEHRPVTALRDLLDFNSDRAPIAKEEVEPITEIVKRFCTGGMSLGALSREAHETLAIAMNRIGGKSNSGEGGEDPIRYQVLNDVDAQGHSPLLPHLKGLKNGDTASSAIKQVASGRFGVTPEYLMNAKQIEIKIAQGAKPGEGGQLPGKKVSPYIAMLRRSKPGVTLISPPPHHDIYSIEDLAQLIFDLHQINPKAQVSVKLVAEVGIGTVAAGVAKANADIIQISGHDGGTGASPLSSIKHAGGPWELGLTEVHRVLMDNKLRDRVILRVDGGFKSGWDVLMGALMGAEEFGFGSIAMIAEGCIMARICHTNNCPVGVASQKEELRQRFPGMAEHVVNFFYFIAEEVRGLLAKLGYRSLSEIVGRADLLKLREGVRLTKTQALNLDCIMQLPDTREDRAWLNHETVHSNGPVLDDELLADPDIQAAIRNQSSVTKDLTIVNTDRTVGARLAGAIASQYGNTGFEGQINLNFKGSVGQSFGAFNLPGMILTLEGEANDYVGKGMHGGEIIIKPPAAATYAPEDNVIVGNTCLYGATGGMLFANGIAGERFAVRNSKGTAVIEGAGDHCCEYMTGGAIVVLGKVGRNVGAGMTGGLAYFLDEEGNFPALVNPEIVKLQRVSSPAGEKQLKELIVAHAQRTNSPKAKRILENWSEYLPQFWQVVPPSEAESPEAAVQKELSSVQ, encoded by the coding sequence ATGAATAACCAGCAGATAAATCAAAATCCACTGAACATTACGAATCAAAAGGCAGATTGTCCTTCGGATAGCACTTATGCGGGACCGCGCTGGTTGGTAGAAGAAAGAGACGCCTGCGGCGTGGGGTTTATTGCGCAGCGTGAAAATCGAGCGAGTCACGAAATTGTGGAAAAAGCGCTAGCAGCGCTTGCTTGCTTGGAGCACCGAGGTGGCTGTAGTGCCGATCGAGATTCAGGAGACGGCGCAGGGGTAATGACTGCGATTCCTTGGAAATTGCTGAGTCAGTGGCTGCAACAGCAAGGAAAACAGCTACCGCCAACCGAAAATTGTGCGGTAGGGATGCTATTTTTACCGCAAGAAGAGGCGATCGCAAGTGTTGTCCGACAGACGGTAGAGCGCGTATTAGCACAAGAAAACCTGACCGTATTAGGCTGGCGCGTTGTCCCAGTTAAACCACAGTTATTAGGAATTCAAGCACGAGAAAATCAACCGCAAATTGAACAAGTCATCGTTGCTAGCACTGATAAAACAGGTGATGCGCTCGAACGCCAACTGTATATCACGCGGAAAAAGATTGGTAAAGCGTTAGAAGCAACGGGCGAGATCGAAGACGCTGAGAACTTTTATATTTGCTCATTTTCGAGTCGCACGATTGTTTATAAAGGAATGGTGCGCTCGGCAGTGTTGGGTGAATTTTATACTGATTTAAAAAATTCAGATTATCAAAGTGCGTTCGCGGTTTATCACCGTCGTTTCAGTACAAACACGATGCCGAAATGGCCGTTGGCGCAACCGATGCGGCTATTAGGACACAACGGAGAAATTAACACATTACTGGGAAATATTAACTGGATGATGGCACGTGAAGCCGACTTGACGCATCCAGTTTGGGAAGATCGCTTCGAGCTCCTCAAGCCAATCGTCCATGTTGATAATAGCGACTCGGCAACGTTAGATAATGTCTTGGAATTATTGGTTCGCTCTGGTCGAAGTCCGCTCGAGGCATTAATGATTATGGTGCCAGAGGCGTATTTAAATCAGCCAGACTTAGAAAACTACCCCGAAATTATTGACTTTTACGAATACTACAGCGGCATTCAAGAACCCTGGGATGGACCTGCGCTACTTGTGTTTAGCGATGGCAAAAAAGTTGGGGCAACGCTTGACCGCAATGGTTTGCGACCAGCACGCTACAGTATTACGCAAGATGGTTACATTGTGGTTGCTTCCGAAGCGGGAGTTGTGGACTTACCTGAAGCCGAGATTGTTGAAAAAGGTAGACTCGGTCCAGGACAGACGATCGCTGTCGATTTGGAAAGTCACGAAGTTTTGAAAAACTGGGAGATCAAACAGCGGATTGCGCGAGCAAAGCCTTATGGAGAGTGGCTGAAAAAGTACCGCGTTGAACTTGGCAACACTGATACATTACATCTAGATACACAAGCAGCAAGTGGCGGCGAGGAAGATACAACGCAAAATCTCTCCTCACCTCCTTTACCGCAAACACTCAATCCAAAAACGGCATTACTGCGAAATCAAATTGCCTTCGGTTACACCACAGAAGACGTGGAAATGGTGATTCAACCGATGGCAAGTGAAGGAAAAGAGCCGACATTCTGCATGGGAGATGATATTCCCCTCGCAGTACTATCCGAACGCCCGCATTTGCTGTACGACTACTTCAAGCAGCGATTTGCACAGGTAACAAATCCACCGATCGATCCGTTGCGCGAAAGCTTGGTAATGTCGCTGAAAATGGAACTCGGCGAACGCGGAAATTTATTAGAGGCAAAACCAGAATACGCAAAACGCCTGAAACTCGATTCTCCCGTGTTGCAGGCAGGAGATTTAGCTGCGATTAAACAATCAGGTTTTACGTGTGCCACATTGTCTACGCTGTTTGAAATTGCGAAAGGTCCTCAAGGTTTAGAAGTCGCGGTGAGAAATTTGTGCGCTCAGGCAGCAGCAGCGGTAAAAGACGGCAATACAATTCTGATCTTGAGCGATCGCACCCATCCCCTCTCGGAAGAGTTTAGCTATATTCCACCTCTACTCGCCGTTGGTGCCGTTCACCATCACCTAATTCGGGAAGGACTGCGGATGAAAGCTTCGTTGGTGGTAGATACCGCGCAGTGCTGGAGTACGCATCATTTCGCGTGCTTGATTGGTTATGGTGCTAGCGCCGTGTGTCCGTATCTTGCCTTAGAAACGGTACAAAGTTGGTGGTCCGATCCGAAAACACAGCAGTTTATGGAACGCGGAAAAATCGCCGCGATTACGCTCGATCAAGCGCTCAACAACTATCGCAAGGCAGTAGAAGCGGGCATTCTCAAGATTCTCTCAAAGATGGGAATTTCCTTACTCACAAGTTACCAAGGAGCGCAAATTTTTGAAGCAATTGGCATTGCGCAGGACTTGTTAGAACTTGGATTCCGCGGGACAACTTCGCGCTTGGGAGGGTTGAGTACTTGCGAATTAGCACAAGAAGTTTTGTCGTTCCATCAACGTGCTTTCCCCGAATTAACCGTTAAAAAGTTAGAAAACTTTGGGTTTATTCAGTATCGCCCTGGCGGTGAGTATCACATGAATAGCCCAGAATTGGCAAAAGCACTGCATAAAGCGATCGCCGATCGAAACAATTACGACCACTACGAAGTTTATCGCCAACTATTAGAACACCGACCAGTAACTGCGCTGCGCGATTTACTCGACTTTAATTCAGACCGCGCGCCCATTGCTAAAGAGGAAGTCGAACCGATTACCGAAATTGTCAAGCGCTTTTGTACTGGTGGCATGTCCTTAGGGGCGCTATCGCGCGAAGCCCATGAAACACTGGCGATCGCGATGAACCGCATTGGTGGTAAATCAAATTCGGGCGAAGGTGGTGAAGATCCAATCCGCTACCAAGTCCTCAATGATGTCGATGCGCAAGGACATTCGCCGTTGCTACCGCATTTGAAAGGTTTGAAAAATGGCGATACGGCATCTTCAGCAATCAAGCAAGTTGCTTCAGGACGTTTTGGCGTCACGCCTGAATACTTGATGAACGCCAAGCAAATTGAAATCAAAATTGCGCAGGGCGCTAAACCAGGCGAAGGCGGACAACTACCAGGAAAAAAAGTCAGCCCCTATATTGCCATGCTGCGGCGATCTAAACCAGGAGTGACACTCATTTCGCCACCGCCACATCATGATATTTACTCGATCGAAGACTTAGCGCAGTTAATTTTTGACTTGCATCAAATTAATCCAAAAGCCCAAGTATCGGTGAAGTTAGTCGCCGAAGTGGGTATCGGGACAGTTGCTGCGGGTGTTGCCAAGGCAAATGCGGATATTATTCAAATTTCAGGACACGATGGCGGAACAGGTGCATCGCCACTATCTTCAATTAAGCACGCGGGTGGACCTTGGGAATTGGGATTAACCGAAGTGCACCGCGTGTTGATGGACAATAAATTACGCGATCGCGTCATCTTACGCGTTGATGGCGGCTTTAAGAGTGGCTGGGATGTCCTTATGGGTGCGCTTATGGGTGCAGAAGAGTTTGGCTTCGGCTCGATCGCGATGATTGCCGAAGGCTGCATTATGGCGCGCATTTGTCACACAAACAATTGCCCTGTGGGAGTTGCGAGCCAAAAAGAAGAACTGCGACAGCGCTTTCCTGGTATGGCAGAACACGTCGTCAATTTCTTTTACTTTATTGCAGAGGAAGTCCGCGGACTCTTAGCAAAACTCGGCTATCGCTCGCTAAGTGAAATTGTCGGGCGTGCTGATTTGCTCAAACTGCGCGAAGGCGTGCGACTGACAAAAACACAAGCACTCAACCTCGATTGCATCATGCAGTTGCCTGATACGCGAGAAGATCGCGCGTGGCTCAATCATGAAACGGTTCACAGTAATGGTCCTGTGCTCGATGACGAATTACTTGCCGATCCAGATATTCAAGCGGCGATTCGCAATCAATCTAGCGTTACCAAAGATCTCACAATTGTTAATACAGATCGAACAGTAGGCGCGAGACTGGCAGGAGCGATCGCATCTCAATACGGTAATACTGGCTTTGAAGGACAAATCAATCTCAACTTCAAAGGTAGCGTCGGACAAAGCTTTGGTGCATTTAACTTGCCAGGTATGATCTTAACGCTCGAAGGCGAAGCAAACGATTACGTTGGCAAAGGAATGCATGGGGGAGAGATTATTATCAAACCTCCAGCAGCTGCAACGTATGCACCTGAGGATAATGTAATTGTGGGTAATACCTGTTTATACGGTGCTACAGGCGGTATGCTGTTTGCGAACGGTATTGCTGGCGAGCGCTTTGCAGTACGTAACTCGAAAGGAACCGCCGTGATTGAGGGTGCAGGCGATCACTGCTGTGAATATATGACGGGTGGCGCGATCGTTGTTTTAGGTAAGGTTGGTAGAAACGTGGGCGCTGGTATGACTGGCGGTTTAGCGTACTTCCTTGATGAAGAAGGTAACTTCCCTGCTTTGGTCAACCCTGAAATTGTTAAACTGCAACGAGTGAGTAGCCCTGCTGGTGAGAAACAATTGAAAGAGTTGATTGTAGCCCACGCACAACGCACAAATTCACCAAAGGCGAAACGAATTCTAGAAAATTGGTCAGAGTACTTACCGCAGTTTTGGCAAGTTGTACCACCATCGGAAGCAGAGAGTCCAGAAGCTGCTGTACAGAAAGAGTTGAGTTCTGTGCAGTAA
- a CDS encoding GumC family protein, whose amino-acid sequence MEEQIKNQLLFEKNGNGKYPQPLLPVINTPLPIPDTTTDEWDLRQLLALIRRRALVLGSVAIALSASVAFWTFTRQPKYEGGFQLLVESVTAERPLEGLTQIPGVSAQMQREGLDYDTQIQVLRSPELMAPILQEIARRYPDTNYTSLLDNLSIRRFQETKILDIRYQDSDPEKIQFILQQLAVGFLKYSLEERQTNLRQGIQFVDEQMPQLQARVNTLQKELQQFRQEYNFIDPEVKAEQLSQQVSAIKLQRLETQKTLAETRALYAALRGKAGAQLAETVILNPNLQDQSEASQALNTSSVYQKLVAQLRDIDGQIAAESTRFQEDSPILLTLRQKRENLLPVLRQEAQRVLSNTLVEVSNQISGLEVRAAKIAQAEESLNRQIQQLPTLARQYADLQRELKIATESLNRFLEKRESLQIETAQKEIPWQTIAAPQLTQEDPISPNIKRNLILGIVAGLLAGMGAALLAERLDNVFHSPDDLKEITKLPLLGTIPFRKSLPPATPAAEIEVVKKSEGIQLLLDSFSNTQSESYFPFLEAFRSLHTNINFLGSDTPIHSLVISSASHADGKSTIAMHLAQAAAAMGQRVLLVDADLRLPQVHNKLNLPNEAGLSNVITTSLPVDDAIQRSPLWENLYVLTSGPIPPDPVKLLSSKKMQQIMAQLRQSFDLVIYDTPPMLGLADSSLLAPYTAGIVLVVRMGKTDRSLLAQALDRLKMSPATILGTVGNGVKNYEFAPYNYYYYKPQVQNT is encoded by the coding sequence ATGGAAGAGCAAATAAAAAATCAACTACTTTTTGAAAAAAACGGCAATGGTAAGTACCCCCAACCTTTGCTACCTGTTATTAATACTCCTTTACCAATTCCTGATACAACAACAGATGAGTGGGATCTTCGCCAACTTCTTGCATTAATTCGCCGTCGCGCACTGGTTTTAGGAAGTGTGGCGATCGCACTCTCGGCGAGCGTTGCTTTTTGGACTTTCACCCGCCAACCTAAGTATGAAGGTGGGTTTCAACTTCTTGTCGAATCTGTAACCGCGGAACGCCCACTTGAAGGATTAACCCAAATTCCTGGCGTTAGCGCCCAAATGCAGCGAGAGGGTTTAGATTACGATACGCAGATTCAAGTATTACGCAGCCCTGAATTAATGGCTCCCATTCTTCAAGAAATTGCAAGGCGTTATCCTGACACTAATTATACTTCTTTGCTCGACAACCTAAGTATTCGCCGCTTTCAAGAAACTAAAATTTTAGATATTCGCTATCAAGATTCTGACCCTGAAAAAATTCAGTTCATTTTGCAGCAACTCGCCGTTGGATTTCTCAAATATAGCTTGGAAGAACGGCAAACAAATTTGCGTCAAGGTATTCAGTTTGTTGACGAGCAAATGCCGCAGTTACAAGCGCGCGTGAATACTTTACAAAAAGAGTTACAGCAATTTCGTCAAGAATACAATTTTATCGATCCCGAAGTTAAAGCCGAACAATTATCTCAGCAAGTTAGCGCGATCAAACTACAGCGGCTCGAAACACAAAAAACTTTAGCCGAAACTCGTGCTTTGTATGCAGCACTACGAGGTAAAGCAGGTGCTCAACTTGCCGAAACTGTCATTCTCAATCCTAACCTACAAGATCAATCTGAAGCATCGCAAGCCTTAAATACCTCTAGTGTATATCAAAAGCTAGTTGCACAATTACGCGATATTGACGGTCAAATTGCTGCTGAATCAACTCGCTTTCAAGAAGATAGCCCGATCTTGCTAACCTTGCGCCAAAAACGTGAAAATTTGTTACCAGTACTGCGCCAAGAAGCTCAACGAGTTTTAAGCAACACATTAGTTGAGGTATCTAATCAAATTTCCGGTTTAGAAGTTCGTGCAGCCAAAATTGCCCAAGCTGAGGAGAGTCTTAATCGACAAATTCAACAATTGCCTACTTTGGCACGACAATATGCAGATTTGCAACGCGAATTGAAAATTGCTACCGAAAGTTTGAACCGCTTTTTAGAAAAACGCGAATCCCTGCAAATTGAAACAGCTCAAAAGGAGATTCCTTGGCAAACGATCGCAGCTCCTCAACTTACTCAAGAAGATCCCATCTCACCCAATATCAAGCGCAATCTTATTTTAGGGATCGTCGCTGGTCTCTTAGCAGGAATGGGCGCGGCGTTGTTAGCCGAACGATTAGATAATGTCTTTCATTCACCTGACGATCTCAAAGAAATCACGAAACTGCCACTCCTTGGGACAATTCCCTTCCGTAAATCCCTACCACCCGCAACACCAGCAGCTGAGATTGAAGTTGTTAAAAAATCAGAAGGTATTCAACTGCTGCTTGATAGTTTCAGCAATACCCAAAGTGAGAGCTATTTCCCCTTCTTAGAAGCGTTTCGCTCGTTACACACAAACATCAACTTTTTAGGTTCTGATACACCCATTCATTCCTTAGTTATTAGTTCCGCATCCCATGCTGATGGTAAATCAACGATAGCTATGCACCTCGCACAAGCGGCGGCGGCGATGGGACAGCGCGTTCTACTTGTTGACGCCGATCTGCGGCTCCCTCAGGTGCATAACAAACTCAATTTACCCAACGAAGCAGGGCTAAGTAACGTCATTACAACCAGCTTACCTGTAGACGATGCCATTCAGCGATCGCCTTTGTGGGAAAATCTTTATGTCCTCACTTCAGGTCCTATTCCTCCCGATCCTGTCAAGCTGCTTTCTTCCAAAAAGATGCAGCAAATCATGGCGCAACTGCGACAAAGCTTTGACCTAGTCATCTACGATACGCCACCGATGTTAGGACTTGCGGATAGTAGCCTTCTTGCTCCCTACACCGCAGGAATTGTTTTAGTCGTGCGCATGGGTAAAACGGATCGCTCGCTCCTCGCCCAAGCTTTAGACCGCTTAAAAATGTCGCCTGCAACCATCTTGGGTACAGTAGGTAATGGTGTCAAAAACTATGAATTCGCACCGTACAATTACTACTACTACAAGCCTCAAGTTCAAAATACATAA
- a CDS encoding YdcF family protein has protein sequence MKFPPQHKYRFVTLAIASLLIILLGIIPLRLAIAHYQAPQPQAILTLGGGAERETFTAQFAQLYPQLDIWVSSGIPTQQACKIFQQAGISPTRIHIDRRAVDTVTNFTSLVDEFQQRHIRHVYLITSDFHMSRATAIATIVFGSQGITFTPVPIPSNHPPESQLRILRDSTRALLWLFTRRTGASFHSR, from the coding sequence ATGAAGTTTCCTCCTCAGCATAAATACCGCTTTGTCACTTTGGCGATCGCCTCCTTGCTCATCATTCTATTGGGGATTATTCCACTAAGACTTGCGATCGCGCACTATCAAGCACCCCAACCTCAAGCTATTCTTACCCTCGGTGGCGGTGCAGAGCGCGAAACATTCACTGCTCAATTTGCACAACTTTATCCACAACTCGACATTTGGGTATCTTCTGGTATTCCCACCCAGCAAGCGTGTAAAATCTTTCAACAAGCAGGAATTTCTCCCACGCGCATCCACATCGATCGTCGCGCTGTCGATACTGTCACCAACTTTACCTCACTCGTTGACGAATTCCAACAACGCCATATACGACACGTTTATCTCATCACCTCCGACTTTCATATGTCCCGCGCCACAGCGATCGCTACTATTGTTTTTGGAAGTCAAGGTATCACTTTCACTCCAGTTCCCATTCCCTCCAACCATCCCCCTGAATCGCAATTGCGCATTCTCCGTGATAGTACCCGTGCTTTATTATGGCTTTTTACGCGACGTACTGGCGCGAGTTTTCATTCACGGTAG
- a CDS encoding glycosyltransferase family 4 protein — MIEQYAPGLNLENLKLLQPSNEKTSELQQSFNLSIFTQFYPPDYAATGQLIEELAIQLGRLGIHVQVFTGQPGYAFRKESAPAKEKFNRVSVQRSRTSRLCPARIRGKAINGLLFFLRCVLHVFKNSRKKDILLLTSAPPFLPIVGYIAKLFFGTPYICLLYDLYPDVAVELKLVSSKNWIVKAWDWINKQVWKKADGIIVLSSTMKNRVQTKCPEVGDKISIIHNWANPNWIFPIAKQKNWFALKYDLVKKFTVLYSGNMGRCHEMDTILEAAWQLQNDSIQFVFIGGGAKRQLCIEKVKKLGLTNCQFLPYQDKQDLPYSLTACDLSLVSISPGMEGIVAPSKLYGILAAGRPVAAICESNSYLRSLLSEANCGAAFSNGDVNGLVSFIRRLAGDRYLAEQMGDAGRRYLQSNFTPEIIAQQYSKVLSNVVHKQSSTKEAKSKLV, encoded by the coding sequence ATGATAGAACAATATGCACCGGGTTTAAATCTAGAAAATTTAAAACTATTACAGCCTAGTAATGAAAAGACATCAGAACTACAACAATCTTTTAACTTATCTATCTTCACGCAGTTTTATCCTCCCGATTATGCAGCAACAGGGCAACTTATTGAAGAGCTTGCGATTCAATTAGGACGTCTTGGGATTCACGTACAAGTTTTCACTGGGCAACCTGGGTATGCTTTTCGGAAAGAATCTGCTCCAGCGAAAGAGAAGTTCAACCGAGTTTCAGTACAGCGATCGCGCACATCTCGCCTTTGCCCTGCAAGAATTCGCGGTAAAGCTATCAACGGACTTTTATTTTTTCTACGTTGCGTACTTCATGTATTTAAGAATTCGCGCAAAAAAGATATCTTACTATTAACCAGCGCACCACCTTTCCTACCAATCGTCGGTTATATCGCTAAGCTCTTTTTTGGTACTCCATACATTTGTTTATTGTATGATTTATATCCTGACGTTGCAGTAGAGCTTAAATTAGTTTCCTCTAAAAATTGGATCGTTAAAGCTTGGGATTGGATTAATAAACAAGTTTGGAAAAAAGCAGATGGCATCATTGTACTAAGTTCAACAATGAAGAACCGAGTACAGACCAAATGCCCTGAAGTTGGTGACAAAATTTCTATCATTCATAACTGGGCTAACCCTAATTGGATATTTCCTATAGCTAAACAGAAAAATTGGTTTGCGCTCAAGTATGATTTAGTGAAAAAATTCACTGTTTTGTACTCAGGCAATATGGGACGTTGCCATGAAATGGATACCATCCTAGAAGCAGCGTGGCAACTACAAAATGATTCAATTCAATTTGTTTTTATTGGTGGTGGCGCTAAGCGACAACTTTGTATCGAAAAAGTGAAAAAATTAGGGTTAACAAATTGCCAGTTTTTACCGTATCAAGATAAACAAGATCTTCCTTATTCCCTAACAGCATGCGATTTATCGTTAGTCAGCATTAGCCCTGGCATGGAAGGAATTGTGGCGCCAAGCAAATTGTATGGTATTTTAGCTGCTGGACGTCCTGTTGCTGCAATTTGCGAATCTAACTCTTACTTGCGATCGCTACTATCAGAAGCCAATTGTGGTGCAGCTTTTAGTAACGGTGACGTAAATGGTTTAGTCTCTTTTATTCGGCGTCTTGCAGGCGATCGCTACTTAGCAGAACAAATGGGCGATGCAGGTAGGCGTTATCTTCAATCCAATTTTACCCCAGAGATTATTGCCCAACAGTACTCAAAAGTCTTGAGTAATGTGGTGCATAAACAAAGCAGTACAAAAGAAGCAAAAAGCAAACTAGTTTAG
- a CDS encoding DUF4351 domain-containing protein — MIDHDRLFKELLTTFFWEFIELFFPAVTAYLERDSITFLDKELFSDVTSGDRREVDLIAKAKFREQDTFFLIHCEHQSHPATDFSKRMFHYFARLYEKYALPVYPIVLFSYSTPQRSEPTTHQVTFPDKTILEFNYSVIQLNRLHWREYLRHENPVAAALMAKMQIQPQDRPIVKLECLRLLATLRLDPARMQLISGFIDSYLHLNAQEEQRFQTQLSTLGLVQQEEVMEIVTSWMEQGIEQGRQEEAQSLILRLLNRRIGAVDSQLQTQIQQLSLSQLEELGEALLDFTEITNLISWLEQHSSSN, encoded by the coding sequence ATGATAGATCACGATCGCCTCTTCAAAGAACTGCTGACAACCTTCTTCTGGGAATTTATTGAACTATTCTTTCCCGCTGTCACCGCTTATCTCGAACGCGACTCCATTACCTTCCTCGACAAAGAACTATTTAGTGATGTCACCTCAGGCGATCGCCGCGAAGTCGATCTCATTGCCAAAGCCAAGTTTAGAGAACAGGATACATTCTTCCTAATTCACTGCGAACACCAATCACACCCCGCAACTGATTTCAGTAAACGGATGTTTCACTATTTCGCACGACTGTACGAAAAATATGCCCTGCCTGTTTATCCGATAGTACTGTTCTCCTACAGCACTCCACAACGCAGCGAACCGACAACACATCAAGTCACCTTCCCCGACAAAACAATCCTGGAATTCAACTACTCTGTTATTCAACTTAATCGCCTGCACTGGCGTGAGTATCTGCGACATGAAAACCCCGTAGCCGCCGCACTGATGGCGAAGATGCAGATTCAACCACAAGACAGACCAATAGTAAAATTAGAATGTCTGCGCTTGCTAGCAACTTTACGTCTAGATCCAGCCAGAATGCAGCTGATTTCTGGATTTATCGATAGCTACTTACACCTCAACGCCCAAGAAGAACAACGCTTTCAAACACAACTAAGTACACTAGGATTAGTTCAGCAGGAGGAAGTTATGGAAATTGTCACTAGTTGGATGGAACAAGGTATCGAACAAGGTAGACAAGAAGAAGCTCAATCGCTCATTCTACGGCTACTCAACCGCCGAATTGGTGCAGTCGATTCACAATTACAAACACAAATCCAGCAACTGTCACTTTCGCAATTAGAAGAGTTAGGCGAGGCTCTACTAGACTTTACTGAAATTACTAACTTAATCAGTTGGTTAGAGCAGCACTCAAGCAGTAACTGA
- a CDS encoding putative colanic acid biosynthesis acetyltransferase — translation MRLDQYTLGNYTPGAPLWKQLLWYFLGEPLFRAHWLPVSAFKVSLLRLFGGKVGQQVRIKPGVRVKFPWRLTVGDYTWIGENAWLDNVAPITIESHVCISQDVYLCTGNHDWRDPHFKLIPAAIYIAEGSWIAARAVVGPGVTIGKGAVLALGSVTGRSLEPMTIYAGNPAQPIKQRIISEAYTSNLHDLPKIHFKHQ, via the coding sequence ATGCGTCTCGATCAATACACTCTCGGTAACTATACCCCTGGTGCTCCACTGTGGAAACAACTTCTGTGGTATTTTCTTGGAGAACCATTATTCCGCGCTCACTGGTTACCAGTTTCAGCATTCAAAGTCTCATTACTACGCCTTTTTGGTGGCAAAGTTGGTCAACAAGTCCGCATCAAACCAGGAGTACGAGTCAAGTTTCCTTGGCGATTAACTGTAGGTGACTACACGTGGATTGGCGAAAACGCCTGGCTTGATAATGTTGCACCAATTACCATAGAAAGTCATGTTTGCATCTCGCAAGACGTCTATCTCTGCACCGGCAATCACGACTGGCGCGATCCTCATTTTAAACTGATCCCCGCTGCAATTTACATTGCTGAAGGTAGCTGGATCGCTGCTCGTGCTGTTGTTGGACCTGGAGTTACTATCGGTAAAGGCGCGGTGCTAGCCCTCGGTAGTGTCACAGGGCGATCGCTCGAACCGATGACAATCTATGCAGGAAACCCTGCACAACCAATCAAGCAGCGAATTATTTCAGAAGCTTATACGAGTAATCTGCACGATTTACCAAAAATTCATTTCAAACATCAGTAA